One genomic window of Monodelphis domestica isolate mMonDom1 chromosome 1, mMonDom1.pri, whole genome shotgun sequence includes the following:
- the HAAO gene encoding 3-hydroxyanthranilate 3,4-dioxygenase, which yields MELPVNVKTWIEKNKSSFLPPVCNKLMHQSQLKVMFVGGPNQRKDYHIEEGEEIFYQLEGHMVLGILEKGQRRDVLIRQGEIFLLPAGIPHSPQRFANTVGLVVERERLKTETDGLRYYVGDTTNVLFEKWFYCEDLGTQLAPIIQEFFNSEQYKTGKPCPDQLLKEPPFPLSTRTVMEPLSLQGWLDTHRRELKAGSTLSMFGDTYETEVKVCGSGSSKGPKLNVDLWLWQLEGSSVVTIEGQKLHLAPDDSLLVPKGTMYLWERAQDCVALAVTQNPENKKPLG from the exons ATGGAACTCCCGGTGAATGTGAAGACGtggattgaaaaaaacaaatcctcctttcttcccccagTCTGCAACAAGCTCAT GCATCAGTCCCAACTTAAAGTCATGTTTGTCGGAGGcccaaaccaaagaaaagattacCACattgaggagggagaagag ATCTTTTACCAGCTTGAAGGCCACATGGTTCTTGGGATCCTGGAGAAAGGCCAACGCAGAGATGTGCTCATCCGCCAGGGGGAG ATATTCCTCCTGCCAGCTGGCATCCCCCACTCACCAcaaaggtttgccaacactgtGGGGCTGGTGGTAGAGCGAGAAAGACTGAAGACAGAGACCGATGGGCTCAG GTACTATGTGGGAGATACAACAAACGTCCTTTTTGAGAAGTGGTTCTACTGTGAGGATCTTGGCACACAACTAGCACCAATCATCCAGGA GTTTTTCAATTCTGAGCAGTACAAGACAGGAAAACCTtgcccag ACCAGCTGCTCAAAGAGCCCCCCTTCCCACTGAGCACAAGGACTGTCATGGAGCCACTGTCCCTTCAGGGATGGTTGGATACCCACCGGAGGGAACTGAAGGCAGGGAGCACCCTCAGCATGTTTGGAGACACATATGAAACAGAG GTAAAAGTCTGTGGATCTGGCAGCAGCAAAGGCCCTAAGCTGAATGTTGATTTGTGGCTTTGGCAGCTG GAAGGATCCTCAGTGGTGACCATTGAGGGACAGAAACTACATCTGGCTCCCGATGACAGCCTCCTTGTGCCCAAAGGGACCAT GTATCTCTGGGAGCGAGCTCAGGATTGTGTGGCTTTGGCAGTGACCCAGAATCCAGAGAACAAGAAGCCACTGGGATAA